A stretch of Rhododendron vialii isolate Sample 1 chromosome 4a, ASM3025357v1 DNA encodes these proteins:
- the LOC131323808 gene encoding uncharacterized protein LOC131323808, translated as MKNRLADALATLASMLELPIGVKLRPVMIEQRGKHVYDYVMNIDEPDDGLPWFYDIRNFVEKGEFPVDSTKKDRIALQRLASQYIICGGQLYRRSPCGVHKLCVHGDDIKAVHLGGSRLLH; from the exons atgaagaaccgcttGGCAGATGCCCTGGCCACTTTAgcatccatgctggaacttccaattggGGTGAAGCTAAGGCCTGTCATGATTGAGCAGAGGGGAAAACATGTGTACGACTATGTCATGAACATCGACGAACCGGACGATGGACTCCCTTGGTTCTACGATATCCGGAATTTCGTCGAGAAAGGGGAGttccctgtggattcaactaAGAAAGATCGGATCGCACTGCAACGACTCGcatctcaatacatcatctgtggaggacaatTATATCGGCGATCTCCTTGCGGAGTTCACAAGCTGTGTGTTCACGGGGACGACATCAAAgca GTTCATCTTGGTGGCagtcgattacttcactaa